The following are encoded in a window of Sphaerisporangium siamense genomic DNA:
- a CDS encoding GDP-mannose 4,6-dehydratase → MARRALITGITGQDGSYLAEHLLDRGYDVWGLVRGQANPRVARVRRLLQNVELVRGDLLDQGSLISAVERVRPDEVYNLGAISFVPMSWEQAELTAEVTGMGVLRMLEAIRVCSGITSSRTPGSGQIRFYQASSSEMFGQVRETPQNERTPFHPRSPYGVAKAYGHFLTQNYRESYGMFAVSGILFNHESPRRGAEFVTRKVSLGVARIKLGLASELRLGNLEARRDWGYAGDYVQAMRLMLQAPAPEDYVVGTGRTHSVRELVAAAFAAADLDWERYVAVDQGLHRPAEVDLLCADPKKARAQLGWEPSVSFEELVAMMVDSDLRLLSDGGDPEQDSSWP, encoded by the coding sequence TTGGCCAGGCGTGCGCTGATCACCGGCATCACCGGGCAGGACGGCTCCTACCTCGCCGAGCACCTGCTGGACCGGGGATACGACGTCTGGGGTCTCGTGCGCGGGCAGGCCAACCCCCGCGTCGCCCGGGTGCGCCGGCTGCTGCAGAACGTCGAGCTGGTCCGGGGCGACCTGCTCGACCAGGGCTCGCTCATCTCCGCGGTCGAGCGCGTCCGGCCGGACGAGGTCTACAACCTGGGCGCCATCTCGTTCGTCCCCATGTCGTGGGAGCAGGCCGAGCTGACCGCCGAGGTCACCGGCATGGGCGTGCTGCGCATGCTGGAGGCGATCCGGGTCTGCTCGGGCATCACCTCCTCCCGCACCCCCGGATCCGGGCAGATCCGCTTCTACCAGGCGTCGTCCTCGGAGATGTTCGGCCAGGTGCGCGAGACGCCGCAGAACGAGCGCACTCCCTTCCACCCGCGCTCCCCGTACGGCGTCGCCAAGGCCTACGGGCACTTCCTCACCCAGAACTACCGCGAGTCGTACGGCATGTTCGCCGTCTCCGGCATCCTCTTCAACCACGAGTCGCCCCGGCGCGGCGCCGAGTTCGTCACACGCAAGGTCTCGCTGGGCGTCGCGCGGATCAAGCTGGGCCTCGCCTCGGAGCTGCGGCTCGGCAACCTGGAGGCCCGCCGCGACTGGGGATACGCCGGCGACTACGTCCAGGCCATGCGCCTGATGCTCCAGGCCCCCGCCCCCGAGGACTACGTGGTCGGCACCGGCAGGACCCACTCGGTGCGCGAGCTGGTCGCCGCGGCGTTCGCGGCGGCGGACCTGGACTGGGAGCGGTACGTCGCCGTCGACCAGGGCCTGCACCGGCCCGCCGAGGTGGACCTTCTGTGCGCGGACCCGAAGAAGGCCCGCGCACAGCTCGGCTGGGAGCCCTCGGTGTCGTTCGAGGAGCTCGTCGCGATGATGGTCGACTCCGACCTGCGCCTGCTGTCGGACGGCGGCGACCCGGAGCAGGACTCCTCCTGGCCGTGA
- a CDS encoding glycosyltransferase family 4 protein, whose product MRVPDGEASEGRLRVALLSYRSKPTCGGQGVYLRHLSRELVALGHHVEVFSGPPYPELDEGVVLTRVPSLDLYRDEDPFRTPRLAEYRDWIDVLEVATMWTAGFPEPLTFSLRALREMKRRAGDFDVVQDNQTLGYGLLGIQKLFPVVGTIHHPISVDRRIELEAAPPRKQLSLRRWYGFVRMQSIVAPRLKPILTVSESSLADIHRDFNVPQSSMRLIPLGVDTRYFHPRPHLPKRPGSIVAVASADSPMKGVATLLRAVAKLATERDVNLTVVSRPTPGGPTEKLVQELALGERVRFVHGISDDELGELIATSEISVVPSLYEGFSLPAVEHMACGTPLVASRTGALPEVVGDAAVQVAPGDAEELAAVLRRLHDSPAERERVGKAGFDRVMERFTWNVVAKRTVEAYREAIAAHTGGRAKR is encoded by the coding sequence GTGCGGGTTCCAGACGGCGAGGCGTCCGAAGGCAGGCTGCGCGTGGCCCTGCTGTCGTACCGGAGCAAACCCACCTGCGGCGGCCAAGGCGTCTACCTGCGCCACCTCAGCCGCGAGCTCGTCGCCCTCGGACACCACGTCGAGGTGTTCTCCGGGCCGCCCTACCCGGAGCTGGACGAGGGCGTCGTCCTCACCCGGGTGCCGAGCCTGGACCTCTACCGCGACGAGGACCCGTTCCGCACCCCGCGGCTCGCCGAGTACCGCGACTGGATCGACGTGCTCGAAGTCGCCACGATGTGGACGGCCGGCTTCCCCGAGCCGCTGACCTTCAGCCTGCGCGCGCTGCGCGAGATGAAGAGGCGCGCCGGCGACTTCGACGTCGTCCAGGACAACCAGACCCTCGGCTACGGCCTGCTCGGCATCCAGAAGCTGTTCCCCGTGGTCGGGACCATCCACCACCCGATCAGCGTCGACCGGCGCATCGAGCTGGAGGCCGCGCCGCCGCGCAAGCAGCTCTCGCTGCGCCGCTGGTACGGCTTCGTCCGCATGCAGTCCATCGTCGCGCCGCGGCTCAAGCCGATCCTCACGGTCAGCGAGTCGAGCCTCGCCGACATCCACCGCGACTTCAACGTGCCGCAGAGCAGCATGCGGCTCATCCCGCTCGGCGTGGACACCCGCTACTTCCACCCGCGCCCGCACCTGCCGAAGCGCCCCGGCTCGATCGTCGCCGTGGCCAGCGCCGACTCCCCGATGAAGGGCGTCGCCACCCTGCTGCGCGCCGTCGCCAAGCTCGCCACCGAGCGCGACGTGAACCTGACCGTGGTCAGCAGGCCGACCCCCGGCGGCCCCACCGAGAAGCTGGTTCAGGAGCTGGCGCTCGGCGAGCGGGTGCGCTTCGTGCACGGCATCTCCGACGACGAGCTCGGCGAGCTGATCGCCACCTCCGAGATCTCGGTCGTGCCGTCGCTGTACGAGGGGTTCTCGCTGCCGGCCGTCGAGCACATGGCCTGCGGCACGCCGCTGGTCGCCAGCCGCACGGGCGCGCTGCCCGAGGTCGTCGGGGACGCCGCCGTCCAGGTGGCGCCGGGCGACGCCGAGGAGCTGGCCGCCGTGCTGCGCCGGCTGCACGACTCCCCCGCCGAGCGGGAGCGGGTCGGCAAGGCCGGATTCGACCGGGTGATGGAGCGCTTCACCTGGAACGTCGTCGCCAAGCGCACGGTCGAGGCCTACCGTGAGGCGATCGCCGCCCACACCGGCGGGCGGGCTAAGCGGTGA
- a CDS encoding ArsR/SmtB family transcription factor translates to MHAFDVLGDPVRRRILELLADGERTSGAVCAAIQQEFDISQPAVSQHLKVLRDNGFATVRPDGVRRLYAVNTEPLRDIDAWLDRFRRFWAPRLDALGTELARGKRERQLREQANDTKE, encoded by the coding sequence GTGCACGCGTTCGATGTACTCGGCGACCCGGTGCGGCGCAGGATCCTTGAGCTGCTCGCCGACGGCGAGCGGACCTCCGGGGCGGTCTGCGCCGCCATCCAGCAGGAGTTCGACATCTCCCAGCCGGCCGTCTCCCAGCATCTGAAGGTCCTGCGGGACAACGGCTTCGCGACCGTGCGGCCCGACGGCGTCCGCCGGCTGTACGCGGTGAACACCGAGCCGCTGCGCGACATCGACGCCTGGCTCGACCGGTTCCGCCGCTTCTGGGCCCCCCGGCTCGACGCGCTGGGCACCGAACTGGCCCGCGGCAAGCGCGAACGGCAGCTGCGGGAACAAGCAAACGACACGAAGGAATGA
- a CDS encoding SRPBCC family protein: MDVTGQINAVHRRIGDRALEAGEGRVLTIAQTYDAAPEDVWDALTNAERIPRWFMPISGELRVGGRYQLEGNAGGTIERCDPPKFFSATWEYGEGMSWIEVRLTPDGDGTRFELQHIAPVAGSDEFWDTFGPGAVGIGWDLGVLGLALHLGSGESLKPEDAPAWLLSDEGKSFVAESSLRWRDASVAFGTDEAAATAAADRSTAAYTASPEAPAES; encoded by the coding sequence ATGGATGTCACCGGCCAGATCAACGCCGTCCACCGCCGGATCGGCGACCGCGCGCTGGAGGCGGGCGAGGGGCGCGTCCTCACCATCGCCCAGACCTACGACGCCGCCCCCGAGGACGTCTGGGACGCCCTCACCAACGCCGAGCGCATCCCCCGCTGGTTCATGCCCATCAGCGGCGAGCTGCGCGTCGGAGGCCGCTACCAGCTCGAAGGCAACGCCGGGGGCACGATCGAGCGGTGCGACCCGCCGAAGTTCTTCTCCGCCACCTGGGAGTACGGCGAGGGCATGTCCTGGATCGAGGTCCGGCTGACCCCGGACGGCGACGGGACCCGCTTCGAGCTCCAGCACATCGCCCCCGTCGCCGGCTCCGACGAGTTCTGGGACACCTTCGGCCCCGGCGCCGTGGGCATCGGCTGGGACCTCGGCGTGCTCGGCCTGGCCCTGCACCTGGGCTCGGGCGAGAGCCTCAAGCCCGAGGACGCCCCCGCCTGGCTCCTGTCCGACGAGGGCAAGAGCTTCGTCGCCGAGAGCAGCCTGCGCTGGCGCGACGCCAGCGTCGCCTTCGGCACCGACGAGGCCGCCGCCACCGCCGCCGCCGACCGCTCCACGGCCGCCTACACCGCCTCCCCCGAGGCGCCCGCGGAGTCCTGA
- a CDS encoding BTAD domain-containing putative transcriptional regulator, whose amino-acid sequence MWFGILGPLEVRANDGAAVPVAGPRPRGLLVMLSLEAGRVVTTERLIDGQYGDAPPPGAGNAIQAQVSRLRRALPAGLVEFHGAGYRLAAEPGDVDAHRFARLAGEGRHLLSAARHADAARALREALALWRGPALADLPHGHARAAGLDELRLTAAEDLIEAELALPHGGSVAEIRRLVAEHPLRERPRGQLMRALHAAGRRAEALEAFDEARRLLADELGVDPSPELAAVHLDVLRAERPATPRRPGVAAQLTSFVGRDRELERLAALRGSRLVTIVGPGGTGKTRLAVEAAGRDARESCFVDLAPLGSGDDPVQAALGALGLRESGLQPRPGAEPAERLAAALGDRETVLVFDNCEHVVGAAAALARRLLAECPRLRVVATSREPLGLTGETLVPLAPLPTPPPGTSASGALAYPAVRLFADRAAAVRPGFAVSDGNVAAVTEVCAALDGLPLAIELAAARLRSFTVEEVATRLAEHGRFRLLSRGDRTAAARHRTLRAVVEWSWDLLDAHERALAARLAVFAGGASLEAVEAVCGGDDPVETLAGLVDKSLVEADGGRYRMLDTILLFCAEKLAESGDEDALRARHARHFLELAQRADPHLRRAEQLEWLARLSSDHGNLMAALRWSVREDRETALRLVAALGAYWWLSGRHGQAGAAAADLLGTLTGPPDGLEEEYVACVTHAVPRASPAHWNRAVEVMRALDRPLRHPFLAALWGMVAGPSDTMDPGDAERVFGQDAWTWALALLSQGLLAVIDGRPAEGEQVLSDVLTRFRALGERWGTAQALDWLAMVAGRRGEWPRARALWTEALGLFDRLGALEESVDVLTRRAGCLLSEGDPAAAAADLAVAEDLARRAGQVGTPAVVLLRQGELARHQGDLPEARRRLDAALRAAEGGSFGTEALRARVLATLARVAREEGRLDEARPRYREALECGRTSVLASDLADAADAEAEAALLDGDGARAAQLLGAAVALRGTTVAGDRDVAHAVAAARALLGPGAFTATYTEAVAFPHPRARALLAP is encoded by the coding sequence ATGTGGTTCGGCATCCTCGGGCCTCTGGAGGTGCGGGCGAACGACGGCGCGGCCGTGCCCGTCGCGGGGCCGCGCCCCCGGGGCCTGCTCGTGATGCTGTCGCTGGAGGCGGGCAGGGTCGTCACGACGGAGCGGCTGATCGACGGCCAGTACGGCGACGCCCCGCCGCCCGGGGCCGGCAACGCGATCCAGGCCCAGGTGTCCCGGCTGCGCCGTGCCCTCCCCGCCGGCCTGGTGGAGTTCCACGGCGCCGGATACCGGCTCGCGGCCGAGCCCGGCGACGTGGACGCGCACCGCTTCGCGCGTCTCGCCGGCGAGGGACGCCACCTGCTGTCCGCCGCCCGGCACGCCGACGCCGCCCGCGCCCTGCGCGAGGCGCTCGCGCTGTGGCGGGGCCCCGCCCTGGCCGACCTGCCGCACGGCCACGCGCGGGCCGCGGGCCTGGACGAGCTGAGGCTCACCGCCGCGGAGGACCTCATCGAGGCCGAGCTGGCGCTTCCCCACGGCGGCTCGGTGGCCGAGATCAGGAGGCTGGTGGCCGAGCACCCCCTGCGGGAGCGGCCGCGCGGGCAGCTCATGCGCGCGCTGCACGCGGCCGGGCGGCGCGCCGAGGCGCTGGAGGCGTTCGACGAGGCGCGGCGCCTGCTCGCCGACGAGCTGGGCGTCGACCCCTCGCCCGAGCTGGCCGCCGTCCACCTGGACGTCCTGCGCGCCGAACGTCCCGCCACGCCGCGGCGGCCGGGCGTCGCGGCCCAGCTCACCAGCTTCGTGGGCCGCGACAGGGAACTGGAGCGGCTCGCCGCGCTGCGCGGCTCCCGCCTGGTCACGATCGTCGGCCCCGGCGGCACCGGCAAGACCCGGCTCGCCGTCGAGGCGGCCGGCCGCGACGCGCGCGAGTCCTGCTTCGTCGACCTCGCGCCGCTCGGAAGCGGCGACGACCCCGTGCAGGCGGCGCTGGGCGCGCTGGGGCTGCGCGAGTCGGGGCTCCAGCCACGTCCCGGGGCGGAACCCGCCGAACGCCTGGCGGCGGCGCTCGGCGACCGCGAGACGGTGCTCGTGTTCGACAACTGCGAGCACGTCGTCGGCGCCGCCGCGGCGCTGGCCCGCAGGCTGCTCGCCGAGTGCCCGAGGCTCCGCGTGGTCGCCACCAGCCGCGAACCCCTCGGCCTGACCGGCGAGACGCTGGTCCCGCTCGCCCCGCTGCCCACCCCGCCGCCGGGGACCTCCGCCTCCGGCGCGCTCGCCTACCCGGCCGTGCGGCTCTTCGCCGACCGCGCGGCGGCCGTGCGCCCGGGCTTCGCGGTGTCGGACGGCAACGTGGCGGCGGTCACCGAGGTGTGCGCCGCGCTCGACGGGCTGCCGCTCGCCATCGAGCTGGCGGCGGCGCGCCTGCGGTCGTTCACCGTCGAGGAGGTCGCGACCCGGCTGGCCGAGCACGGCCGGTTCCGGCTGCTGTCGCGCGGCGACCGCACCGCGGCGGCCCGCCACCGGACCCTGCGCGCGGTCGTGGAGTGGAGCTGGGACCTTCTGGACGCGCACGAACGCGCGCTGGCCGCCCGGCTCGCCGTCTTCGCCGGAGGCGCGTCCCTGGAGGCGGTCGAGGCGGTGTGCGGCGGGGACGACCCGGTCGAGACGCTGGCCGGGCTGGTGGACAAGTCGCTCGTCGAGGCCGACGGCGGACGCTACCGCATGCTCGACACGATCCTGCTGTTCTGCGCGGAGAAGCTCGCGGAATCGGGCGACGAGGACGCGTTGCGCGCCCGGCACGCCCGCCACTTCCTCGAACTGGCCCAGCGCGCCGACCCGCACCTGCGCCGCGCGGAGCAACTGGAGTGGCTGGCCCGGCTGTCGTCCGACCACGGCAACCTGATGGCCGCCCTGCGCTGGAGCGTGCGCGAGGACAGGGAGACCGCGCTGCGGCTGGTCGCGGCCCTGGGGGCGTACTGGTGGCTGAGCGGGCGGCATGGCCAGGCGGGAGCGGCCGCCGCCGACCTGCTCGGCACGCTCACGGGGCCCCCGGACGGTCTGGAGGAGGAGTACGTCGCGTGCGTGACCCACGCCGTCCCCCGGGCCTCGCCCGCCCACTGGAACCGGGCCGTGGAGGTCATGCGGGCCCTGGACCGGCCGCTGCGCCACCCCTTCCTCGCCGCCCTGTGGGGCATGGTCGCCGGGCCCTCGGACACGATGGACCCCGGGGACGCCGAGCGCGTGTTCGGCCAGGACGCGTGGACGTGGGCCCTGGCCCTGCTGAGCCAAGGGCTGCTCGCCGTCATCGACGGCCGTCCCGCCGAAGGCGAGCAGGTGCTCTCCGATGTCCTGACGCGTTTCCGTGCGCTCGGCGAGCGCTGGGGCACGGCCCAGGCGCTCGACTGGCTCGCCATGGTCGCCGGCCGCCGCGGCGAGTGGCCCCGCGCCCGCGCCCTGTGGACGGAGGCGCTCGGCCTGTTCGACCGGCTCGGCGCCCTGGAGGAGAGCGTGGACGTGCTCACCCGGCGGGCCGGCTGCCTGCTGAGCGAGGGCGACCCGGCCGCGGCGGCGGCCGACCTCGCCGTGGCCGAAGACCTCGCGCGCCGCGCCGGGCAGGTGGGCACGCCCGCCGTGGTCCTGCTCCGCCAGGGCGAGCTGGCCCGTCACCAGGGGGACCTGCCCGAGGCCCGGCGCAGGCTCGACGCGGCCCTGCGGGCCGCCGAGGGCGGCTCCTTCGGGACCGAGGCGCTGCGCGCCCGCGTCCTCGCCACGCTGGCCCGCGTCGCGCGTGAGGAGGGCCGGCTCGACGAGGCACGGCCGCGGTACCGTGAGGCCCTGGAGTGCGGGCGGACGTCCGTCCTCGCGTCGGATCTGGCCGACGCCGCCGACGCCGAGGCGGAGGCCGCCCTCCTGGACGGCGACGGCGCCCGCGCCGCCCAGCTGCTCGGCGCCGCGGTGGCCCTGCGCGGCACGACCGTGGCCGGCGATCGGGACGTGGCCCACGCCGTCGCGGCGGCCCGCGCCCTCCTGGGCCCGGGTGCGTTCACCGCCACCTACACCGAGGCCGTCGCCTTTCCGCACCCGCGGGCGCGCGCCCTGCTCGCCCCCTGA
- a CDS encoding prenyltransferase: MTAGRTPAVPGIITAEQVLATARSIAAVQDADGGVPWPEGHVDAWNHVECLMAMTVAGLGAEARKGYDWLARHQRKDGSWPAKTAGGVAVEGNGESNHAAYLAVGVWHDLLVTGDERFTRAMWPVVERALDFAADLQTPRGEIVWERAASGAPAAYALLTGCSSIYQGLRCGVLLGERLGDPHPDWELAADRLGHVLAAHPEAFADKSRFSMDWYYPILGGAVRGPAARERLERGWETFVVPGLGARCVSDQPWVTGAESCELALTLDAAGDRARALAVFADMQHMRHEDGSYWTGWQFVNEAWFPHEQSAYTAAAVVLAADALSDTTPGAGLFRRAGRYAVPVVDAASCGCSHAPSRT, translated from the coding sequence TTGACCGCCGGCCGGACGCCGGCCGTCCCCGGGATCATCACGGCGGAGCAGGTCCTCGCGACCGCGCGCAGCATCGCGGCGGTCCAGGACGCCGACGGCGGGGTGCCGTGGCCCGAGGGCCACGTCGACGCCTGGAACCACGTCGAGTGCCTGATGGCCATGACCGTGGCCGGGCTGGGCGCCGAGGCCAGGAAGGGGTACGACTGGCTGGCCCGCCACCAGCGGAAGGACGGCTCGTGGCCGGCGAAGACGGCGGGCGGCGTGGCCGTGGAGGGGAACGGCGAGAGCAACCACGCCGCCTACCTCGCGGTCGGGGTGTGGCACGACCTGCTGGTGACCGGGGACGAGCGCTTCACCCGCGCCATGTGGCCGGTCGTGGAGCGGGCGCTGGACTTCGCCGCCGACCTGCAGACCCCGCGCGGCGAGATCGTGTGGGAACGCGCGGCCTCCGGGGCGCCCGCGGCGTACGCGCTGCTCACCGGCTGCTCCTCGATCTACCAGGGGCTCCGGTGCGGGGTGCTGCTCGGCGAGCGGCTCGGCGACCCGCACCCGGACTGGGAGCTCGCCGCCGACCGGCTCGGCCACGTGCTCGCCGCGCACCCCGAGGCGTTCGCCGACAAGAGCCGGTTCTCGATGGACTGGTACTACCCGATCCTCGGCGGCGCGGTGCGCGGGCCAGCCGCGCGGGAGCGGCTGGAGCGGGGCTGGGAGACGTTCGTCGTGCCGGGCCTCGGAGCCCGCTGCGTCTCCGACCAGCCGTGGGTGACGGGCGCGGAGTCCTGCGAGCTGGCCCTGACCCTGGACGCGGCCGGGGACCGCGCGCGGGCGCTCGCCGTCTTCGCGGACATGCAGCACATGCGCCACGAGGACGGGTCGTACTGGACCGGCTGGCAGTTCGTGAACGAGGCGTGGTTCCCCCACGAGCAGTCGGCGTACACGGCCGCCGCGGTGGTCCTGGCGGCCGACGCGCTGTCGGACACGACGCCGGGCGCGGGCCTGTTCCGCCGGGCCGGACGGTACGCCGTCCCCGTCGTGGACGCGGCGAGCTGCGGCTGCTCGCACGCGCCGAGCCGGACGTGA
- a CDS encoding class I SAM-dependent methyltransferase, whose protein sequence is MLTVDFRRLPVGPGLRVLDLGCGAGRHAFEVLRRGADVVAFDQDADELKSVAAMFAAMETAGEAPLEATAETVTGDALAMPFPDASFDRVIAAEVLEHIPDDMAAMREIHRVLKPGGVAAVTVPSFLPERVCWALSEAYHTAPGGHVRVYTLAELKAKLKATGLRVGPHHHAHGLHTPYWWLKCAVGVDDDDHPLVKAYHRLLVWDIMKRPALTRIAESALNPLIGKSVVVYVRKPA, encoded by the coding sequence GTGCTGACCGTCGACTTCCGGAGGCTGCCGGTGGGACCGGGCCTTCGCGTGCTCGACCTCGGGTGCGGCGCCGGCCGCCACGCCTTCGAGGTGCTGCGGCGCGGGGCCGACGTGGTGGCCTTCGACCAGGACGCCGACGAGCTGAAGAGCGTCGCGGCCATGTTCGCGGCCATGGAGACGGCGGGCGAGGCGCCACTGGAGGCCACCGCCGAGACCGTGACGGGCGACGCGCTCGCCATGCCGTTCCCCGACGCCTCCTTCGACCGGGTGATCGCGGCGGAGGTGCTGGAGCACATCCCCGACGACATGGCGGCGATGCGGGAGATCCACCGGGTGCTCAAGCCGGGCGGGGTCGCGGCCGTCACCGTGCCGAGCTTCCTGCCCGAGCGCGTCTGCTGGGCGCTGTCGGAGGCGTACCACACCGCGCCCGGCGGCCACGTGCGCGTCTACACGCTGGCCGAGCTGAAGGCCAAGCTCAAGGCCACCGGCCTGCGCGTCGGCCCGCACCACCACGCCCACGGCCTGCACACGCCGTACTGGTGGCTCAAGTGCGCGGTCGGCGTGGACGACGACGACCACCCGCTGGTCAAGGCGTACCACCGGTTGCTCGTCTGGGACATCATGAAGCGCCCGGCGCTGACCCGGATCGCGGAGTCCGCGCTCAACCCGTTGATCGGCAAGAGCGTGGTCGTCTACGTCCGGAAGCCCGCTTGA
- a CDS encoding mannosyltransferase family protein has translation MTERTPPPSQAAEADGTDTPSQGSLATPQAEDQAAATPGDLAGDAGRPAGRRWPPRFLTDAADLRALLIWLVSHIGFLIYTYLAGPGRTTDPFLQRLTRWDAENFIAIAQYGYDGPPGMADVEKLPAFFPGMALLIRILSPVVHDGRLATVLISLVASAVVAVSLSRLAESYREGAGKFAVAALFLSPFAAFLYAGYSESLFLALAIPAWALARKGRWEDAAICATLAVTVRISGLFLAFGILVMYLVAANGRKAPGGRRKAPWLLLPGVPAVAYSLYQWLRTGDWLAYNTVQDRYWGRHAVWPWDALANTLSMSDDVPTLTVSYYEEIAAAALLLVITLYLAVRGRWPGLAYMAPQALSFLTLSSFYMSVGRASLTWIPLWIALGVVGVRRPWVWYAAMGVMVPVMAINVGNFTTGAWIG, from the coding sequence GTGACGGAGCGCACGCCACCCCCCAGTCAGGCCGCAGAGGCGGACGGCACGGACACCCCCTCCCAGGGCTCCCTGGCCACCCCCCAGGCCGAGGACCAGGCAGCAGCCACCCCCGGCGACTTAGCCGGCGACGCCGGGCGGCCGGCCGGCCGCCGATGGCCGCCGCGCTTCCTCACCGACGCCGCGGACCTGCGGGCCCTGCTCATCTGGCTGGTCTCCCACATCGGCTTCCTCATCTACACCTACCTGGCGGGCCCGGGCCGCACGACCGACCCGTTCCTCCAGCGGCTGACGCGCTGGGACGCGGAGAACTTCATCGCCATCGCCCAGTACGGCTACGACGGCCCGCCGGGCATGGCGGACGTCGAGAAGCTGCCCGCGTTCTTCCCCGGCATGGCCCTGCTGATCAGGATCCTCAGCCCGGTCGTCCACGACGGCCGCCTGGCCACCGTCCTGATCTCCCTGGTCGCGAGCGCGGTCGTCGCCGTCTCGCTGTCGCGGCTGGCCGAGTCCTACCGCGAGGGCGCCGGAAAGTTCGCCGTCGCGGCGCTGTTCCTCAGCCCGTTCGCCGCGTTCCTCTACGCGGGGTACTCCGAGTCGCTGTTCCTCGCGCTCGCCATCCCCGCCTGGGCGCTGGCCCGCAAGGGCAGGTGGGAGGACGCGGCGATCTGCGCCACCCTGGCGGTGACCGTGCGGATCTCCGGGCTGTTCCTCGCCTTCGGCATCCTTGTCATGTACCTGGTGGCCGCGAACGGCCGCAAGGCGCCGGGCGGCCGGCGCAAGGCCCCCTGGCTGCTGCTGCCCGGCGTGCCGGCGGTGGCCTACAGCCTCTACCAGTGGCTGCGCACCGGCGACTGGCTGGCCTACAACACCGTCCAGGACCGGTACTGGGGACGGCACGCCGTCTGGCCGTGGGACGCGCTGGCCAACACCCTGAGCATGTCCGACGACGTGCCCACACTCACGGTCTCCTACTACGAGGAGATCGCCGCGGCGGCCCTGCTGCTCGTCATCACCCTCTACCTGGCCGTGCGCGGCCGCTGGCCCGGCCTGGCGTACATGGCGCCCCAGGCGCTGTCGTTCCTCACGCTGTCCAGCTTCTACATGTCGGTGGGCCGCGCGTCGCTGACGTGGATCCCGCTGTGGATCGCGCTCGGCGTGGTCGGGGTGCGGCGGCCGTGGGTCTGGTACGCGGCGATGGGCGTCATGGTGCCAGTCATGGCGATCAACGTCGGGAACTTCACGACCGGCGCGTGGATCGGCTGA